The following are from one region of the Gloeomargarita lithophora Alchichica-D10 genome:
- a CDS encoding NUDIX hydrolase, with protein MGNEPPELVQKRLWVQGRKFRYEVNRLRLPNGVEGEWDCVRHPGGALAVPITPEGQLVLVRQYRFAAQGRLLEFPAGTVEGGEDPLTTIQRELQEETGYRAHTWRSLGEFFLAPGYSDEVIYAYLATDLAPLAHPPDQDADEDIAVVLLSPQALQAAIDRGEGVDAKTIASFFLARRFWGGADFKER; from the coding sequence ATGGGCAACGAACCGCCGGAACTGGTGCAGAAACGGCTCTGGGTGCAGGGGCGCAAGTTTCGCTACGAGGTCAACCGCCTGCGCCTGCCCAACGGCGTGGAGGGGGAATGGGACTGTGTGCGCCATCCGGGGGGGGCTTTGGCCGTGCCCATTACGCCAGAAGGGCAGTTGGTGTTGGTGCGCCAGTATCGGTTTGCTGCCCAGGGGCGACTGCTGGAATTTCCGGCGGGTACGGTGGAGGGGGGGGAAGACCCGCTCACCACAATTCAGCGGGAACTCCAGGAGGAAACCGGCTATCGGGCGCATACCTGGCGTTCCCTGGGGGAATTTTTCCTGGCACCCGGTTATTCGGATGAGGTGATTTATGCCTATCTCGCCACGGATTTGGCTCCCCTGGCCCACCCACCCGACCAGGATGCGGATGAGGACATCGCCGTGGTGTTGCTTTCTCCCCAGGCATTGCAAGCGGCCATTGACCGGGGCGAGGGGGTAGATGCCAAGACCATCGCCAGTTTCTTTTTGGCACGGCGGTTTTGGGGGGGGGCAGATTTTAAGGAACGTTGA
- a CDS encoding TerB family tellurite resistance protein: protein MSAMPSISPRQMNLLRVVAAMSWSDGELSPEESALILDRFSQLFAQDEQQQAQLRQELHDYVMQNIPLEEIVPKLQSDTEKFLVLQLGYAVIQASSRAPGEPLVNEDEQAAYSKLINLLQIPPEQVSALEATMDDQLQSHSVVDAVVDRVNQYLQHHS, encoded by the coding sequence ATGAGTGCGATGCCCAGCATTTCTCCCCGGCAGATGAACCTCCTGCGGGTGGTGGCGGCCATGTCCTGGAGCGATGGGGAGCTTTCCCCGGAAGAAAGTGCCCTGATCCTCGACCGATTTTCCCAATTGTTTGCCCAGGATGAGCAACAACAGGCGCAGTTACGTCAGGAATTACACGATTATGTTATGCAGAATATTCCCCTCGAAGAGATTGTCCCCAAATTGCAAAGCGATACGGAAAAATTCCTGGTTTTGCAGTTGGGTTATGCGGTGATCCAAGCCAGTAGCCGCGCCCCTGGTGAACCGCTGGTAAATGAGGATGAGCAGGCCGCCTATAGTAAATTAATTAACCTGTTGCAGATTCCCCCGGAGCAGGTTAGTGCCCTGGAAGCGACCATGGATGACCAACTGCAAAGCCATAGCGTGGTGGATGCGGTGGTGGATAGGGTGAATCAATACCTCCAACACCATTCCTAA
- a CDS encoding Crp/Fnr family transcriptional regulator, translated as MERYLGLVGAGETGLVIQPLVQADTTGWVAVSRPPVTPAMALPPDMTPGSLVWVESDTYLPVTLPGATHSLAALQTLLNLQTSLVAQQRHQLQDRATWLEEQYRPYQGQMAQWAHTQQAWQQHQTTLGQLRGELNSRRTLVRFLAEQIQNQEYLLQSQQYLVQYILAQTFPAPTGATFARETPTPAVPLEPLFEQIKQQAAQLQTHIDHLRTLHHPTSPPPDQYLRNLARHQQAYQNDQLRWHQLCRELTLLCQTGQQPAPPGWDWLQTQMQNYWQQAQTLYQQQQAHLQQEQADLQAQEARLVLSEQTAQELTQELAQHQATWQQNTQDYARWQATYTLQKELLDTLADRLQQAQTQVNELHSQAPVPQNLNSVGVAEWLLKALWGCLSAQWEPAAGAVVFLEGLSAEDSSIVLQTGTCATYQAGEPLIQANDLGQDLYVIQTGLVEVRAPQGNTIALLGPGRIVGEVAFITGARRTADVIALSPTQVVILGRSAMEQLVQYHPPVAAKVLLNLSRLVAERLGNG; from the coding sequence ATGGAACGATACTTGGGTTTGGTCGGCGCCGGTGAGACTGGGTTGGTCATCCAGCCGCTGGTTCAGGCGGACACCACCGGTTGGGTAGCGGTTTCCCGCCCCCCGGTCACCCCGGCGATGGCGTTACCCCCGGACATGACTCCCGGCAGTTTGGTGTGGGTGGAGAGCGATACCTACCTGCCCGTGACGCTTCCCGGTGCCACCCATTCCCTGGCGGCATTGCAAACCCTGCTGAATTTGCAGACCTCCCTGGTGGCCCAACAACGGCACCAACTGCAAGACCGGGCGACCTGGTTGGAGGAGCAATACCGCCCTTACCAGGGGCAAATGGCACAATGGGCGCACACCCAGCAGGCATGGCAACAACACCAAACCACCCTGGGGCAACTGCGGGGGGAATTGAATAGCCGCCGTACCCTGGTGCGTTTTTTGGCCGAACAAATCCAAAACCAAGAATACCTCCTGCAATCCCAACAGTACTTGGTGCAGTACATTCTCGCCCAAACCTTCCCTGCCCCCACGGGTGCGACCTTTGCCAGGGAAACCCCTACCCCGGCGGTGCCATTAGAACCGCTTTTCGAGCAGATCAAGCAACAGGCCGCCCAACTCCAGACCCACATTGACCACCTGCGTACCCTGCACCACCCCACCAGCCCGCCCCCCGACCAATACCTACGCAATCTCGCCCGCCACCAACAGGCCTACCAAAACGACCAACTCCGCTGGCACCAGCTCTGCCGGGAACTGACTTTGCTGTGTCAAACCGGTCAACAACCGGCGCCCCCCGGTTGGGATTGGTTGCAAACCCAAATGCAAAACTATTGGCAACAAGCCCAAACCCTTTACCAACAGCAACAAGCCCACCTGCAACAGGAACAGGCCGACCTGCAAGCCCAGGAAGCCCGACTTGTCCTCAGCGAACAAACCGCCCAGGAACTCACCCAGGAGTTGGCGCAACACCAAGCCACCTGGCAACAAAACACCCAGGACTACGCCCGTTGGCAGGCCACCTACACCCTCCAAAAAGAACTCCTGGACACCCTCGCCGACCGCCTCCAACAAGCCCAAACCCAAGTCAACGAATTGCACAGCCAAGCCCCCGTGCCCCAAAACCTGAACTCCGTAGGCGTGGCCGAATGGCTCCTCAAAGCCCTGTGGGGATGCCTAAGTGCCCAATGGGAACCCGCCGCCGGTGCCGTCGTATTTTTAGAAGGTTTGTCCGCCGAAGATTCCAGTATCGTCCTCCAAACCGGTACTTGCGCCACCTACCAAGCCGGGGAACCCCTGATTCAAGCCAACGACCTCGGCCAGGATTTATACGTCATTCAGACCGGCCTGGTGGAGGTCCGTGCCCCCCAGGGAAACACCATTGCCCTATTGGGACCGGGGCGCATTGTCGGGGAAGTCGCCTTCATCACCGGCGCCCGCCGTACTGCCGATGTGATTGCCCTCAGCCCCACCCAAGTGGTGATTTTAGGCCGCAGTGCCATGGAGCAACTCGTGCAGTACCATCCCCCGGTGGCCGCCAAGGTTTTGTTAAATTTATCCCGCCTCGTCGCCGAACGCCTGGGGAATGGTTAG
- the psaM gene encoding photosystem I reaction center subunit XII, which produces MELSDTQVFAAMVVALLPLVMALRLGLALYK; this is translated from the coding sequence ATGGAACTTTCAGATACCCAGGTATTTGCGGCGATGGTGGTGGCTTTATTGCCGTTGGTGATGGCTCTGCGGTTGGGTTTGGCTTTGTATAAATAG
- a CDS encoding RsmB/NOP family class I SAM-dependent RNA methyltransferase, protein MVTATPVPRFLAKLAGQIWPDDPQAQSAFTTALQTPQRLSPGILWCRERPEPLPFPVLAPYPWQPAWVDRLPPDTQPGRHAYHAQGYYYCLDISSVFAGAVLGAIPIPNPVVIDVCAAPGGKALLAWRYLQPQVLLVNETIGKRVGMLVSNLRRCRVPGVVLRQDSQVLAQYLAQSAAVVVVDAPCSGQSLLAKGDKNPGCFHPVTIGKNANRQRRILANAAQLVKPGGYLAYLTCTYSPAENEENCRWLLGKFPQFQAVAVSDLAAAQSHLADFPCYRLWPQSGAGAGAFTCLLRDCTEGTGAEIPWAWLAQTAVARPDGR, encoded by the coding sequence ATGGTCACGGCTACTCCAGTCCCCCGGTTTTTGGCGAAATTAGCGGGGCAAATCTGGCCGGATGACCCCCAAGCACAATCTGCATTTACAACTGCATTACAAACACCCCAACGGTTGTCTCCAGGGATTTTGTGGTGTCGTGAGCGCCCGGAACCCTTGCCTTTCCCCGTTTTAGCTCCTTATCCTTGGCAACCGGCGTGGGTGGATCGTCTGCCCCCGGATACCCAGCCCGGTCGTCATGCGTACCATGCCCAGGGGTACTACTATTGTCTGGACATCTCTTCGGTGTTTGCGGGGGCGGTGTTGGGGGCGATTCCCATCCCTAACCCGGTAGTGATTGATGTCTGTGCCGCTCCGGGGGGCAAGGCATTGCTGGCGTGGCGGTACTTACAACCGCAGGTACTGCTCGTCAATGAAACAATTGGGAAACGGGTGGGGATGTTGGTGAGTAATCTGCGCCGCTGTCGGGTGCCGGGGGTGGTCTTGCGCCAGGATAGCCAGGTTTTGGCGCAGTATCTAGCCCAAAGTGCCGCTGTGGTGGTGGTGGATGCCCCCTGCTCCGGGCAATCGTTGCTGGCCAAGGGGGACAAAAATCCCGGTTGTTTTCATCCGGTTACGATTGGGAAAAATGCCAACCGGCAACGGCGGATTTTGGCGAATGCCGCCCAACTGGTCAAACCGGGGGGCTATTTGGCCTACCTGACCTGTACCTATAGCCCGGCGGAGAATGAGGAAAATTGCCGCTGGTTGCTGGGAAAATTCCCCCAATTTCAGGCGGTGGCGGTGTCTGATTTGGCGGCGGCGCAATCCCATCTGGCGGACTTTCCCTGTTATCGCCTCTGGCCGCAATCCGGGGCGGGGGCGGGCGCATTTACCTGCCTTTTGCGGGACTGCACCGAGGGCACGGGGGCGGAAATTCCTTGGGCGTGGCTCGCTCAGACTGCCGTTGCCCGCCCGGATGGCCGCTGA
- a CDS encoding response regulator codes for MHTLLIVEDNELNRDMLLRRLQRKGFQVVTATDGQMGVDMAQQHLPHLILMDLSLPGLDGWEATRILKDNATTRHIPVIALTAHAMGGDREKALAAGCDDYDTKPVELERLLGKIHALLGKEPLLPPESQPASPAPPKASLLIVDDNADNRDMLSRRLLRQGYGVEAVESGEAALERIAQAKFDLVLLDVMMPGMGGLATLERLRQTYSQAQLPVIMATARSQSEDMVEAFRLGANDYITKPIDFAVALARIEAQLATVAATQTPVEWSDPNLLAHRYRMVRLLGQGGFGMTYLAQDTHRPGEPLCVVKQLRPTPPHAEISATARRLFNTEAETLEKLGAHDQIPRLLAYFEQEEQFYLVQEYIEGESLSQELHPGQPLPEPQVLNLVISILKILEFVHANRVIHRDVKPDNIIRRTSDCKLVLIDFGIVKCLEASLTPEHITRNQTVSVGTMGYAPIEQCMGQPVFSSDIYAVGMIALQALTGQTLEQIELHPERGELDWRLLLTGGAVSVATANVLEKMVRQHCKERYACVADVLRDIAQVPIVRQWLEQRRTKGLPS; via the coding sequence ATGCACACCCTGTTGATCGTCGAGGACAACGAACTCAATCGGGATATGCTCCTGCGCCGCCTGCAACGCAAGGGGTTTCAGGTGGTCACCGCCACGGATGGGCAAATGGGGGTGGATATGGCGCAACAACACCTGCCCCATCTGATCCTGATGGACTTGAGCCTACCAGGGCTGGATGGGTGGGAGGCCACCCGCATTTTGAAGGACAATGCCACCACCCGCCATATCCCGGTGATTGCTTTGACCGCCCATGCGATGGGGGGCGATCGGGAAAAAGCCTTAGCCGCCGGTTGTGACGACTACGACACCAAGCCCGTGGAGTTGGAGCGGTTGCTGGGGAAAATTCACGCCCTGCTGGGCAAGGAACCCCTCCTCCCACCAGAATCCCAACCCGCTTCACCCGCCCCCCCCAAGGCCAGCCTGCTGATCGTGGATGATAACGCCGACAACCGGGATATGCTGTCGCGCCGGTTGCTACGCCAGGGCTACGGGGTGGAGGCGGTGGAGAGTGGGGAAGCGGCTCTGGAACGGATTGCCCAGGCAAAATTCGACCTGGTGCTGTTGGATGTGATGATGCCGGGGATGGGGGGGCTGGCGACCCTGGAGCGGTTACGCCAAACCTATTCCCAGGCGCAACTGCCGGTGATCATGGCCACCGCCCGGAGCCAGAGCGAGGACATGGTGGAGGCATTTCGGTTGGGGGCGAACGACTACATCACCAAACCGATTGATTTTGCCGTCGCTCTGGCGCGGATTGAAGCCCAACTGGCGACGGTAGCGGCCACCCAAACTCCGGTGGAATGGTCTGACCCCAACCTGCTTGCCCACCGGTACCGCATGGTACGCCTGTTGGGACAGGGGGGCTTTGGCATGACCTACCTGGCGCAGGATACCCACCGGCCAGGGGAACCCCTGTGTGTGGTCAAACAACTGCGTCCCACGCCCCCCCATGCGGAAATTTCTGCCACCGCCCGCCGCCTGTTTAACACGGAAGCCGAAACCCTGGAAAAATTGGGTGCCCACGACCAAATTCCCCGCCTGTTGGCCTATTTTGAACAGGAAGAGCAGTTTTACCTGGTGCAGGAATACATCGAGGGGGAAAGTCTCAGCCAGGAACTCCACCCCGGGCAACCGTTACCCGAACCCCAGGTGTTAAATTTGGTGATTAGCATTCTCAAAATTTTGGAATTTGTCCACGCCAACCGGGTGATCCACCGGGATGTGAAACCGGACAATATCATCCGCCGCACCAGCGACTGTAAACTGGTGTTGATTGATTTTGGGATTGTGAAATGCTTAGAGGCCAGCCTCACCCCGGAGCACATCACCCGCAACCAGACGGTTTCCGTGGGGACGATGGGCTATGCCCCGATTGAACAATGTATGGGTCAGCCCGTGTTTAGCAGTGATATTTACGCCGTGGGGATGATCGCCCTGCAAGCCTTGACGGGGCAAACCCTGGAGCAAATTGAACTACACCCGGAGCGGGGGGAATTGGACTGGCGACTCCTCCTGACCGGGGGGGCGGTGAGTGTCGCCACAGCCAATGTTCTGGAAAAAATGGTGCGGCAACATTGCAAAGAACGGTATGCCTGTGTTGCCGATGTCCTGCGGGACATTGCCCAGGTGCCCATAGTACGCCAATGGCTGGAGCAACGGCGTACTAAAGGACTCCCCTCCTGA
- a CDS encoding glutathione S-transferase family protein codes for MLKLYGGTRSRAMIVAWYLEELQTPYEFVCLDMAAGAHRQADYLGINPMGKVPALVDGETVVWESGAILLYLADKYGHLPADVGQRGAIYQWVLFSNSTLVQALAQGDKREPEMGKLLPPLQQILSDQAYITGAELTVADVALGSILGFAVQMFGLDFSPYPAIGAYLQRCGGRTAFQKAMAG; via the coding sequence ATGCTAAAACTCTACGGGGGAACCCGCTCCCGGGCGATGATTGTCGCCTGGTATTTGGAGGAATTGCAAACTCCCTACGAATTTGTGTGCCTGGATATGGCGGCGGGAGCGCACCGGCAGGCGGATTATTTAGGGATTAACCCGATGGGGAAAGTCCCTGCCCTGGTGGACGGGGAGACGGTGGTGTGGGAGTCGGGGGCGATTTTATTGTACTTAGCAGATAAGTACGGCCACCTGCCCGCCGATGTGGGGCAACGGGGAGCGATTTATCAGTGGGTTTTGTTTAGCAATTCGACCCTGGTGCAAGCCCTGGCGCAGGGGGACAAACGGGAGCCGGAAATGGGCAAACTTTTGCCGCCTTTGCAACAGATTTTGAGTGACCAGGCATACATCACCGGGGCAGAATTGACGGTGGCGGATGTGGCCTTGGGGTCAATTTTGGGGTTTGCGGTGCAGATGTTTGGGTTGGATTTCAGTCCCTACCCGGCGATTGGGGCTTATTTGCAACGGTGTGGCGGGCGGACGGCCTTCCAAAAGGCGATGGCGGGTTAG
- a CDS encoding TerC family protein — protein MLDQLIELPQQFGLQTLIIIGILILLEAVLSADNAIALAAIVQGLHDPKLEQQALNWGLGAAFILRILLILTATWVLKFPLVSIAGGLYLLWLAFSYVRTRGEAETGKEKTMTPVESIWQVIPTLALTDLAFSLDSITTAIAVAEETWLVLLGGVIGIIALRFLAGLFIRWLEIYTHLQDAGYATVVVVGIRLLVKAVRPELIPPEWVTTSLILLLFVWGFSQKNPEAPISS, from the coding sequence ATGCTTGACCAATTGATCGAACTACCCCAACAATTTGGGTTGCAAACCCTGATTATCATTGGGATTTTAATTTTATTAGAAGCAGTACTTTCTGCTGACAATGCCATTGCACTGGCCGCCATTGTCCAGGGACTCCACGACCCCAAACTGGAGCAACAAGCCCTGAATTGGGGGTTAGGTGCGGCGTTTATTCTCCGCATTTTGTTAATTTTAACCGCCACCTGGGTCTTAAAGTTTCCCCTGGTTTCGATTGCGGGGGGATTGTATTTGCTGTGGTTGGCATTCAGCTATGTGCGTACCCGCGGCGAAGCAGAAACAGGTAAAGAAAAAACCATGACCCCGGTGGAATCAATTTGGCAGGTAATTCCCACCTTAGCCCTCACGGATTTGGCCTTTTCTTTGGATAGCATTACCACCGCCATTGCCGTAGCGGAAGAAACCTGGTTAGTTCTACTGGGCGGGGTGATTGGCATTATTGCTTTACGATTTTTAGCGGGTTTATTCATTCGTTGGCTGGAGATTTACACCCATCTCCAGGATGCGGGTTATGCCACGGTGGTTGTAGTGGGCATCCGCTTACTGGTTAAAGCGGTTCGCCCGGAATTGATTCCCCCGGAATGGGTAACCACGAGTTTGATTTTACTCCTGTTTGTGTGGGGTTTTTCTCAGAAGAATCCTGAGGCTCCCATTTCTTCTTGA
- a CDS encoding LapA family protein, protein MVQINAALIFAFCLALVFFSLQNMESATVHLVGSYTVSYPLAVELIMAMGVGATLAWLFGIWNQFQRWFIARRELWRRDQKIASLEKDIEQYRQQPSLPGPVEETAG, encoded by the coding sequence ATGGTGCAGATTAACGCCGCTTTGATTTTCGCCTTCTGCTTGGCACTGGTTTTTTTCAGTTTGCAGAATATGGAATCCGCCACCGTGCATCTGGTCGGCTCCTACACGGTGAGCTATCCCCTGGCGGTGGAATTGATCATGGCCATGGGGGTGGGGGCGACCCTGGCGTGGTTGTTTGGCATCTGGAACCAGTTTCAGCGTTGGTTTATCGCCCGGCGGGAACTATGGCGGCGGGATCAGAAAATTGCTTCCCTGGAAAAAGATATTGAACAATACCGCCAACAACCCTCCCTTCCTGGCCCGGTGGAGGAAACCGCTGGTTAA
- a CDS encoding response regulator has protein sequence MWLFVKLSGLFSAILTLVFVTGIVIAGVGLSTQIQQQAETEIASQAQTLIAMMNGVRTYTSEQINPLFKDQLGKSPQFIPQTVPDYGATEVFKYFQKQAPYQDFRYKEATPNPTNPQDKANEFETGLVNQFRTDPELKELSGFLPTGQVFYTAQPLRVTGEVAAAQIIYLPAQQVFDRSQGLLGAVMLKLVAVFAVVLLILNWLLRQTVIRPISRLVQVMRRLGQDFNPEQAAAVQGELQRLTRQGREPGKLAHSFEQMIQELVARDEGLQQAQAQIQARERYFRALLEHASDMVLILDGEGKIRYSSPSVTSLLGYPPAQLLGQPLWSLVALPQKAQVQAQFAQVGGQPGVSKPQEFAVQHQDQSGRYLEGIFNNLLADQVVRGVIVNLRDITERRYHEEQQRAREAAEQANQAKSQFLANMSHELRTPLNAIIGYSEILQETAEDTNQEEMIPDLEKIRGAGKHLLALINDILDISKIEAGRMDLYLETFAISDLVREVVTTAMPLLHKNQNQLRLDLAADLGFLHTDMTKLRQVLLNLLSNAAKFSERGTVTLTGRRQIQTGADWLVLQVRDTGIGMTPEQMDKLFQAFTQADSSTTRKYGGTGLGLAISRRFCHLMGGEITVESAPGAGTTFTVQLPILNPGAPLGEILPTGTGNRRVLVVDDDPQVGDLLQRFLTKEGFEVVVTTEGARVVSLAREIRPQAITLDVMMPDVSGWSVLAELKADPELCSIPVIILSMVDDQKVGFALGATDYLTKPIDRERLVGILQRYQTQGQRVLVVEDDPDTREMLERVLHKQGWQVQTAANGRLALEALADNPPDVILLDLMMPEVDGFAVVEQLRQNEAWQKIPVIVITAKELTLMERQHLQHSVQQIWQKGQFNLERLLASVRELLLQALQTGQAS, from the coding sequence ATGTGGTTATTTGTTAAACTTAGCGGCCTGTTTAGTGCCATTTTGACCCTCGTGTTTGTGACTGGGATTGTGATTGCGGGGGTGGGGCTTTCCACGCAGATACAACAGCAGGCCGAAACGGAAATTGCCAGCCAAGCCCAAACCCTAATTGCCATGATGAACGGGGTGCGAACCTACACCAGTGAACAGATCAATCCCCTATTCAAAGACCAATTGGGAAAAAGTCCCCAATTTATCCCTCAAACCGTGCCGGACTACGGGGCAACTGAGGTATTTAAGTATTTTCAAAAACAGGCTCCCTATCAGGATTTCAGATATAAGGAAGCTACCCCCAATCCCACCAATCCCCAGGACAAGGCCAATGAATTTGAAACGGGTTTGGTCAATCAATTTCGCACCGATCCCGAATTAAAAGAACTGTCGGGATTTTTGCCCACGGGTCAGGTATTTTATACTGCCCAACCCTTGCGGGTCACCGGGGAGGTGGCGGCGGCACAAATAATTTACTTGCCCGCCCAACAGGTGTTTGACCGGAGCCAGGGGTTGTTGGGGGCGGTGATGCTGAAATTGGTGGCGGTGTTTGCGGTGGTCTTGTTGATTTTGAATTGGTTGCTCCGGCAGACGGTGATTCGCCCCATTAGCCGGTTGGTGCAGGTGATGCGGCGGTTGGGGCAAGACTTTAACCCGGAGCAGGCGGCGGCGGTGCAGGGGGAATTGCAACGGTTGACCCGCCAAGGGCGCGAACCGGGAAAGTTGGCGCATAGTTTTGAGCAGATGATTCAGGAATTGGTGGCCAGAGATGAGGGCTTGCAACAGGCGCAGGCGCAAATTCAGGCACGGGAGCGGTATTTTCGGGCTTTGCTCGAACACGCCTCGGATATGGTACTGATCCTGGATGGGGAGGGAAAAATTCGCTATAGTAGCCCCTCGGTGACGAGTCTTTTGGGTTACCCGCCCGCCCAATTGCTGGGACAGCCCCTCTGGTCACTGGTGGCGTTACCCCAAAAAGCCCAGGTGCAGGCGCAATTCGCCCAGGTGGGTGGTCAACCGGGGGTGAGTAAGCCCCAGGAATTTGCCGTCCAACACCAGGATCAAAGTGGGCGATATTTGGAGGGAATTTTTAATAATTTGCTGGCGGATCAGGTGGTGCGGGGGGTGATTGTCAATCTGCGGGATATTACGGAGCGGCGCTACCACGAGGAACAGCAACGGGCACGGGAGGCCGCCGAGCAGGCCAATCAAGCCAAGAGTCAATTTTTGGCCAATATGAGCCACGAACTGCGTACCCCGTTGAATGCCATCATTGGCTACAGCGAGATTTTGCAAGAAACCGCCGAAGATACCAACCAAGAGGAAATGATTCCCGATTTGGAAAAAATTCGGGGGGCGGGCAAGCATTTATTAGCCTTAATTAACGATATTTTAGATATTTCTAAAATCGAAGCGGGGCGGATGGATTTATACCTGGAAACCTTCGCCATATCCGACCTGGTGCGGGAGGTGGTGACCACGGCCATGCCTTTGTTACACAAAAACCAAAACCAATTGCGCCTGGATTTGGCGGCGGATTTGGGCTTCCTCCACACGGATATGACCAAATTGCGCCAGGTATTGTTAAATTTGCTGAGCAATGCGGCTAAATTTTCGGAACGGGGCACGGTTACTTTGACCGGCAGGCGGCAAATCCAAACGGGGGCGGATTGGCTGGTGTTGCAGGTGCGGGACACGGGGATTGGCATGACCCCGGAGCAGATGGATAAGCTGTTCCAAGCCTTTACCCAGGCGGACAGTTCCACCACCCGCAAGTATGGGGGCACGGGGTTGGGGTTGGCGATCAGTCGGCGGTTTTGTCACCTGATGGGGGGCGAAATCACGGTCGAGAGTGCGCCGGGGGCAGGGACGACCTTCACGGTGCAGTTGCCGATTTTGAACCCAGGCGCGCCCCTGGGGGAGATTTTACCCACGGGAACCGGCAATCGGCGGGTGCTGGTGGTGGATGATGACCCCCAGGTGGGGGATTTGCTCCAGCGATTTTTGACCAAGGAAGGTTTTGAAGTGGTGGTGACCACGGAGGGGGCGCGGGTGGTGAGCTTGGCTCGGGAAATTCGGCCCCAGGCGATTACCTTGGATGTGATGATGCCGGATGTGAGTGGCTGGTCGGTGTTGGCGGAATTGAAGGCCGACCCGGAACTGTGTAGCATTCCGGTGATTATTCTTTCGATGGTGGATGACCAGAAGGTGGGGTTTGCCCTGGGGGCGACGGATTATCTTACCAAACCCATTGACCGGGAGCGCCTGGTGGGGATTTTGCAACGCTACCAAACCCAGGGACAGCGGGTGCTGGTGGTGGAGGATGACCCGGACACCCGGGAGATGCTGGAGCGGGTACTGCACAAACAGGGCTGGCAGGTACAAACGGCGGCCAATGGGCGGTTGGCCTTAGAGGCACTGGCCGACAATCCCCCGGATGTGATTCTGCTTGACCTAATGATGCCAGAGGTAGATGGGTTTGCGGTGGTGGAGCAATTGCGCCAGAATGAGGCATGGCAAAAAATTCCGGTGATTGTGATCACTGCCAAGGAACTCACCCTCATGGAACGGCAACACCTGCAACACTCAGTACAGCAAATTTGGCAAAAGGGGCAATTTAACCTGGAGCGGCTCTTGGCTTCGGTGCGGGAATTGTTGCTCCAGGCTTTGCAAACCGGTCAGGCGAGCTAA